In the Bacillus shivajii genome, one interval contains:
- the folD gene encoding bifunctional methylenetetrahydrofolate dehydrogenase/methenyltetrahydrofolate cyclohydrolase FolD translates to MSATVISGKELAKKKREELTHEVEGLKGKGVTPGLAVILIGEDPASQSYVRSKQKSCKEIGVHSELYELPESTTQEELLERIDALNKAEHIHGILVQLPLPDQISEDAVIEAIDPNKDVDGFHPSNIGKMMIGQETFLPCTPFGIVEMIKSKEIEIEGKHVVVVGRSNIVGKPVGQLLLNENATVTYCHSRTKNMKEMTRSADILVVAVGRAHFLDADAIKEGAVVIDVGVNRNDEGKLVGDVVYDNAKEVASYITPVPGGVGPMTITMLLHNTVESAKRIVK, encoded by the coding sequence ATGTCAGCAACAGTCATTTCAGGTAAGGAATTAGCGAAAAAGAAAAGAGAAGAATTAACACATGAAGTTGAAGGATTAAAAGGAAAAGGAGTAACACCGGGTTTAGCAGTTATTTTAATTGGTGAGGACCCTGCTTCACAATCCTATGTACGTTCAAAGCAAAAATCTTGTAAAGAAATTGGAGTTCACTCTGAATTATATGAACTTCCTGAATCAACGACACAAGAGGAACTTTTAGAGCGTATTGATGCTTTAAATAAAGCAGAACATATCCACGGAATTCTTGTTCAATTACCACTGCCAGATCAAATTTCTGAAGATGCTGTGATTGAAGCGATTGATCCAAATAAGGATGTAGATGGTTTTCATCCAAGTAATATCGGAAAAATGATGATCGGTCAAGAAACATTCCTTCCTTGTACACCATTTGGAATTGTAGAGATGATTAAATCAAAAGAGATTGAAATTGAAGGAAAGCATGTTGTTGTAGTCGGTCGAAGTAATATCGTAGGAAAGCCAGTAGGACAACTTTTATTAAATGAAAATGCAACTGTTACATATTGTCATTCAAGAACGAAGAACATGAAGGAAATGACTCGTTCAGCAGATATCCTTGTTGTAGCTGTAGGAAGAGCTCATTTCTTAGATGCAGACGCTATTAAGGAAGGAGCCGTTGTCATCGATGTTGGTGTAAACAGAAATGATGAAGGAAAACTTGTTGGTGATGTCGTTTATGACAACGCAAAAGAAGTTGCTTCATACATCACTCCCGTACCAGGTGGAGTGGGACCAATGACAATTACAATGCTTCTTCATAACACAGTAGAATCTGCAAAGCGAATAGTTAAGTAA
- the xseA gene encoding exodeoxyribonuclease VII large subunit has translation MNQEILSVSELTRFVKRLIDGEPYLQNIWVRAEISNFKKHSRGHMYFTLKDEKSRLNSVMFAGNNRFLKFTPENGMSILVRGDISVYEPHGQYQFYVKEMQPDGIGNLYLAFEELKKKLEFAGFFSQERKKPIPNVPESIAVITSPTGAAVRDIITTLNRRYPIAKVTLLPVLVQGPEAAPSVANAIQQANEANMFDVIIVGRGGGSLEELWAFNEQVVAEAIFYSNVPVISAVGHETDITISDFVADLRAPTPTAAAEMAVPDLLELVKTVNNNKDRLIRTMETHVSRKKDKLNYLLKSYAFRYPKQLIEQKEQDLDRHVESLRKEALRTISNSHEKLNNFVSRLERSHPYHMLRDAKAEHARSEERLVKNLQQILNEKQSAFSVQVSKLQVLSPLRMMERGFSLVYKEDEQLVKSINDVDEQTDLRIRLQDGYLNCQVSEKKEVELPKVKWGEYNDK, from the coding sequence ATGAATCAAGAAATATTGTCTGTTAGTGAGTTAACAAGGTTTGTTAAGCGACTCATTGATGGCGAACCTTACCTGCAGAATATATGGGTTCGTGCAGAAATTTCTAACTTTAAGAAACATAGCCGTGGCCATATGTATTTCACATTAAAAGACGAAAAATCACGACTGAATTCTGTGATGTTTGCTGGTAATAACCGTTTTTTAAAGTTTACTCCTGAAAATGGAATGAGTATATTAGTGCGTGGAGATATTTCTGTGTATGAGCCACACGGTCAATATCAATTTTACGTAAAAGAGATGCAACCTGACGGCATTGGAAACTTATATTTAGCTTTCGAAGAGTTAAAGAAAAAGTTAGAATTCGCAGGTTTTTTCTCCCAAGAACGTAAGAAACCGATTCCTAATGTACCTGAATCGATTGCCGTTATTACCTCTCCAACTGGAGCTGCAGTGAGAGATATCATCACAACGTTAAATAGGCGCTATCCGATAGCCAAAGTGACACTGCTTCCGGTCCTTGTTCAAGGACCGGAAGCAGCACCTTCTGTTGCTAATGCGATCCAACAAGCTAATGAAGCGAATATGTTTGATGTGATAATCGTTGGTCGAGGTGGGGGCTCTCTAGAAGAATTATGGGCCTTTAACGAGCAAGTTGTGGCTGAAGCCATTTTTTACTCTAACGTCCCAGTAATATCTGCAGTAGGACATGAAACCGACATAACAATCAGTGACTTTGTTGCTGATTTAAGGGCTCCAACGCCAACTGCAGCTGCAGAGATGGCAGTACCTGATCTTTTAGAGCTAGTAAAAACGGTAAATAACAATAAAGATAGACTTATTCGTACAATGGAAACTCACGTGTCTAGAAAAAAAGATAAGTTAAATTATTTATTGAAATCATATGCTTTTCGTTACCCGAAACAGCTGATCGAACAAAAAGAGCAAGATCTTGATAGGCATGTTGAATCATTACGTAAAGAAGCATTAAGGACTATCTCAAACAGTCATGAAAAGCTTAACAACTTCGTATCTAGACTTGAGAGAAGTCATCCTTACCATATGTTACGAGATGCAAAAGCGGAACATGCGAGATCAGAAGAGCGATTAGTCAAAAATCTGCAACAAATACTGAATGAAAAGCAATCAGCCTTCTCCGTGCAAGTTTCAAAACTGCAAGTACTAAGTCCATTAAGAATGATGGAACGCGGATTTAGTCTTGTTTATAAAGAAGATGAGCAACTAGTTAAAAGTATTAACGACGTAGATGAACAAACGGACCTTCGAATACGCCTTCAAGATGGTTATCTAAATTGCCAAGTATCTGAAAAAAAGGAAGTAGAGTTACCGAAAGTAAAGTGGGGTGAATATAATGACAAATAA
- a CDS encoding exodeoxyribonuclease VII small subunit, translating to MTNKGNDQEELTFEEAMEKLESVVGKLEEGDVPLEEAISMFQEGMKLSQYCHERLQNVEKQMTQVLDQDGEVSTFEVDGES from the coding sequence ATGACAAATAAAGGAAATGATCAAGAAGAGTTAACTTTTGAAGAGGCAATGGAGAAGCTTGAGTCTGTGGTTGGGAAATTGGAAGAAGGCGATGTACCATTAGAAGAAGCGATTTCCATGTTTCAAGAAGGAATGAAACTTTCGCAATATTGTCACGAAAGATTGCAGAACGTAGAAAAACAAATGACGCAAGTTTTAGATCAAGATGGAGAAGTTTCTACTTTTGAAGTTGATGGGGAGAGTTAG
- a CDS encoding polyprenyl synthetase family protein, with the protein MGRVSVNNIELEQFMKTEKEVIDKKLPIYIESLQSPEKLKASMIYSLEAGGKRVRPLLLLATLHGFSKPLEIGYDVASALEMVHTYSLIHDDLPSMDDDDLRRGKPTNHIIYGEAMATLAGDALLTKSFQLISCSEHLTSERKVDLIQRISRAIGPEGMVGGQVADMEAEGKSLQAEDLQQIHERKTGDLLAVAVEAGAMIAEADVEDVQLLRQFAQHVGLAFQIKDDILDIEGDEEELGKPVGSDEDNDKNTYPKLLGLDGAKEKLEYHLTEAKKCLYQTSTNHTLLKELADYIGSRVN; encoded by the coding sequence ATGGGGAGAGTTAGTGTGAATAACATCGAACTAGAACAGTTTATGAAAACTGAAAAAGAAGTAATTGATAAAAAATTACCTATTTACATAGAGTCACTACAATCCCCTGAGAAGTTGAAGGCCTCAATGATCTATTCTTTAGAGGCAGGGGGCAAACGTGTTAGACCACTTCTATTATTAGCAACGTTACACGGTTTTTCTAAGCCGTTAGAAATTGGGTATGACGTAGCAAGTGCTCTTGAAATGGTGCATACGTATTCATTGATTCATGATGACCTACCTTCTATGGATGATGATGATTTAAGAAGAGGAAAGCCAACCAATCATATCATTTACGGGGAAGCGATGGCGACTTTAGCAGGAGATGCACTACTTACGAAGAGCTTTCAACTGATTTCTTGTTCAGAGCATTTAACAAGTGAGCGGAAAGTAGACCTCATTCAGCGTATTTCTAGAGCGATTGGACCCGAAGGAATGGTCGGTGGACAAGTTGCAGATATGGAAGCGGAAGGAAAGAGTTTACAAGCAGAAGACTTACAACAAATTCATGAACGAAAAACAGGTGACTTATTAGCAGTTGCGGTTGAAGCGGGTGCTATGATAGCTGAGGCTGACGTAGAGGATGTTCAGTTACTTCGTCAATTTGCACAGCATGTTGGGCTCGCTTTCCAAATTAAAGACGATATTCTAGATATCGAAGGTGATGAAGAAGAGTTAGGAAAACCAGTCGGTAGTGATGAAGATAATGATAAAAACACATACCCAAAACTGTTAGGCTTAGATGGAGCAAAGGAAAAACTAGAATACCATCTTACTGAAGCAAAAAAATGCTTATATCAGACGTCTACGAATCATACACTTTTAAAAGAACTTGCCGATTATATCGGCTCTCGAGTCAATTGA
- a CDS encoding CNNM metal transporter family protein, whose amino-acid sequence MKESVRKSLRWSTMIAVITLVLAAVFAIVSTSILSGVSWGFGMVIVLLIVFIGVFVDTIGVAATAAKEQPFHAMAAERLPGAKQAVQITRNADKFANFCNDVIGDIAGVISGTASAYVVLRFSLQIGYEEGTTIQFLISVVFTAIVAALTVGGKSVGKTLAIQYSTEIIYHVGRLFYFLEVKLRIVIFDGKKRKKQKKHNNKKKLRK is encoded by the coding sequence ATGAAGGAATCTGTTAGAAAGTCACTACGTTGGAGCACAATGATAGCCGTTATCACCTTGGTGTTAGCGGCTGTTTTTGCTATTGTGTCAACATCGATATTAAGTGGTGTATCCTGGGGTTTTGGGATGGTCATTGTATTATTAATTGTGTTTATCGGTGTTTTTGTTGATACAATAGGCGTAGCAGCGACTGCTGCGAAGGAACAACCTTTTCATGCCATGGCAGCAGAGAGACTGCCAGGTGCAAAACAAGCAGTACAAATTACCCGAAATGCAGACAAGTTTGCAAACTTTTGTAATGATGTGATTGGTGATATTGCTGGGGTTATTAGTGGAACTGCTTCAGCTTATGTCGTATTAAGATTTTCTTTACAAATAGGTTATGAAGAGGGAACGACGATACAGTTCCTTATATCTGTTGTATTTACAGCTATTGTTGCTGCACTGACTGTTGGTGGAAAATCTGTCGGAAAAACATTAGCTATTCAATATTCAACAGAAATCATATATCATGTGGGTAGATTATTTTACTTTTTAGAGGTAAAATTGAGGATAGTCATCTTTGATGGTAAAAAACGTAAAAAGCAAAAGAAACATAATAATAAGAAAAAATTACGAAAGTGA
- the dxs gene encoding 1-deoxy-D-xylulose-5-phosphate synthase, translated as MDLSSIKDPEFLKQCSKTELEDLAQDIRDFLIENLSVTGGHLGPNLGVVELTLVLHQLYDSPKDKFLWDVGHQAYVHKILTGRADQFDQLRQYKGLCGFPKRSESKHDVWETGHSSTSLSAAMGMAVARDIKGTDESIIPIIGDGALTGGMALEALNHIGHEQTDLTVVLNDNEMSIAPNVGALHNVLGRMRTAGKYRKAKEELEMLIKRIPAFGGRLATTAERVKDSLKYLLVSGMFFEELGFTYLGPVDGHDYDDLISNMNYAKKTKGPVLVHVITKKGKGYAPAENDAKGTWHGLGPYKIESGEVVKKPGPPSYSGVFAESLKKVARQDERVVALTAAMPGGTKLDVFANEFPDRMFDVGIAEQHATTMAAGLATQGLKPVFAVYSTFLQRGYDQLVHDVCRQNLNVFFAIDRAGLVGADGETHQGVFDVSYLRHLPNMKILMPKDENELQHLVYTAVCHDDGPIAVRYPRGNGFGVKMDESLKEIPIGKWEILKEGSDLSILAYGTMIPVAMEAADILEKDGIHVEVVNARSIKPLDDDMLKQFAMENRPLLTIEEGALLGGFGSAVVEHFHAKHHHNMVVESMGIPDRYIEHGSVPELLEEVGLTPQAVAERVEQILPKKRKRA; from the coding sequence TTGGATTTGTCTAGCATTAAAGACCCAGAATTTTTAAAGCAATGCAGCAAAACCGAATTGGAAGACCTTGCTCAAGATATTCGTGACTTCTTAATTGAAAACCTTTCAGTTACTGGAGGTCACCTTGGGCCCAACTTAGGTGTTGTAGAACTAACATTAGTATTACATCAATTATATGACAGCCCAAAAGATAAATTCTTGTGGGATGTAGGTCACCAAGCATATGTTCATAAAATATTGACAGGTCGTGCAGACCAGTTTGATCAATTACGTCAATATAAAGGATTGTGTGGATTCCCAAAAAGGTCAGAAAGTAAGCATGACGTTTGGGAAACTGGTCATAGCTCGACATCATTATCAGCTGCAATGGGAATGGCTGTTGCTAGAGATATAAAAGGAACTGATGAGAGCATTATTCCGATTATTGGTGATGGGGCACTAACCGGAGGTATGGCGTTGGAAGCGCTTAACCATATCGGACATGAACAAACAGATTTGACCGTTGTTTTAAACGACAATGAAATGTCAATTGCTCCAAATGTCGGTGCTTTACATAACGTTCTTGGTAGGATGAGAACGGCTGGAAAGTATCGTAAAGCAAAAGAAGAATTAGAAATGCTAATTAAACGTATCCCAGCATTTGGAGGTAGATTAGCGACAACAGCTGAAAGAGTAAAAGATAGTCTGAAATACTTACTCGTTTCTGGCATGTTCTTTGAAGAGTTAGGGTTTACTTATTTAGGTCCAGTTGACGGTCACGACTACGATGACTTAATTAGTAACATGAATTATGCAAAGAAAACAAAAGGACCTGTCCTTGTTCATGTTATTACGAAAAAAGGCAAAGGTTATGCTCCAGCTGAAAATGACGCAAAAGGGACATGGCACGGTTTAGGACCATATAAAATTGAATCTGGTGAAGTGGTGAAAAAGCCAGGACCTCCAAGTTATAGTGGCGTGTTTGCCGAGTCGCTTAAAAAGGTTGCTCGACAAGACGAACGAGTAGTTGCTTTAACAGCAGCAATGCCTGGAGGAACGAAGTTGGATGTATTTGCAAATGAATTTCCAGATCGAATGTTTGATGTTGGAATTGCTGAGCAACATGCAACGACAATGGCTGCGGGTCTGGCAACGCAAGGGTTGAAACCAGTTTTTGCGGTTTATTCTACCTTCTTGCAAAGAGGTTACGATCAGCTCGTCCATGATGTTTGTCGCCAAAATTTAAATGTCTTTTTTGCTATCGACCGTGCCGGTTTAGTCGGTGCCGATGGTGAAACACATCAAGGAGTATTTGATGTTTCTTATTTAAGGCATTTACCAAACATGAAAATATTAATGCCAAAAGATGAAAATGAGTTGCAACATTTAGTATATACAGCGGTATGTCATGATGATGGACCAATTGCCGTTCGTTACCCTAGAGGAAATGGATTTGGCGTAAAAATGGATGAAAGTTTAAAAGAAATTCCAATTGGAAAATGGGAAATCCTCAAGGAAGGGTCAGACTTATCTATCCTTGCGTACGGTACGATGATTCCAGTTGCAATGGAAGCAGCGGACATTCTCGAAAAGGACGGAATTCATGTTGAAGTTGTAAATGCTAGGTCAATTAAACCATTAGATGATGACATGTTAAAACAATTTGCAATGGAAAACCGTCCGCTATTAACAATTGAAGAAGGTGCTCTCCTCGGAGGCTTCGGCAGTGCAGTAGTCGAACATTTCCATGCAAAGCATCACCACAACATGGTAGTGGAAAGTATGGGAATCCCAGATCGATATATCGAGCACGGAAGTGTCCCTGAGCTGTTAGAAGAGGTTGGATTGACACCTCAAGCAGTAGCGGAACGAGTGGAACAGATTCTTCCTAAGAAAAGGAAACGAGCGTAA
- a CDS encoding TlyA family RNA methyltransferase: MDKKERIDILLVDKGLIESREKAKRTIMAGLIFVDGDRVDKPGTKVKVDSQIEVKGQTIPYVSRGGLKLEKAIETFHFDLNDAVVLDIGASTGGFTDCALQNGAKLVYAIDVGYNQLAWKLRQDERVIVMERTNFRYVSEDDLLYGKPDFATIDVSFISLKLILPVLKQLLKKDGQVSALVKPQFEAGRDEVGKKGIVRDSKVHVKVLEDMIRFATDIGFHVEGLTFSPIKGGEGNIEFLLHLSLSETTDKGRRDFNVEEIVRLGHQ, from the coding sequence ATGGATAAAAAAGAACGTATCGATATTTTATTAGTTGATAAAGGTTTGATCGAATCAAGAGAAAAAGCAAAACGGACTATTATGGCCGGCTTAATTTTCGTTGATGGAGATCGCGTCGATAAACCAGGAACAAAAGTGAAAGTAGATAGTCAAATTGAAGTAAAAGGTCAAACGATACCTTATGTAAGCCGAGGCGGATTAAAGCTAGAAAAGGCGATAGAAACGTTTCATTTTGACTTGAATGATGCTGTTGTTCTTGATATAGGGGCTTCGACAGGTGGCTTTACGGATTGTGCTTTACAAAATGGAGCAAAGCTCGTTTATGCAATTGATGTCGGTTATAATCAACTTGCTTGGAAGCTTAGGCAAGACGAAAGAGTCATCGTTATGGAAAGAACAAATTTTCGCTATGTAAGTGAAGATGATCTTTTATACGGAAAACCAGATTTTGCGACGATCGATGTTTCGTTTATATCGTTGAAACTAATCCTTCCAGTATTAAAACAATTATTAAAAAAAGATGGACAAGTCTCTGCATTAGTAAAGCCGCAATTTGAAGCTGGTAGAGATGAAGTAGGAAAAAAGGGAATTGTCAGAGACTCGAAAGTTCATGTAAAAGTATTAGAAGATATGATTCGTTTTGCAACAGATATTGGGTTTCATGTTGAAGGTCTCACTTTTTCACCAATCAAAGGTGGAGAGGGGAATATTGAATTTTTACTTCACCTTTCTTTAAGTGAAACGACTGATAAGGGTCGTAGAGATTTCAATGTAGAAGAAATCGTTCGCTTAGGACATCAATAA
- the ahrC gene encoding transcriptional regulator AhrC/ArgR gives MNKGQRHIKIREIISNQEVETQDELVDQLRADGFNVTQATVSRDIKELHLVKVPMMDGRYKYSLPADQRFNPLQKLKRSLMDSFVSIDQTSNMIVMKTLPGNANAVGALIDNLDWHEIMGTICGDDTLLIICRAEADTEQISERFLEML, from the coding sequence ATGAATAAAGGGCAACGTCATATAAAAATTCGTGAAATTATATCGAACCAAGAAGTTGAAACACAAGATGAATTAGTTGACCAACTGCGTGCAGATGGATTTAATGTTACTCAAGCCACGGTGAGTCGTGATATTAAAGAACTTCATTTAGTGAAAGTTCCGATGATGGATGGTCGATATAAATATAGTTTACCAGCTGACCAACGTTTTAACCCACTTCAAAAATTAAAGCGCTCGCTAATGGATAGCTTCGTATCAATTGACCAAACGAGCAATATGATTGTAATGAAAACGCTACCAGGAAATGCCAATGCTGTTGGAGCACTTATTGATAATTTAGATTGGCATGAGATTATGGGAACGATTTGTGGAGACGATACATTGTTAATTATTTGTAGGGCCGAAGCTGATACAGAACAAATTAGCGAACGATTTTTAGAAATGCTTTAA
- the recN gene encoding DNA repair protein RecN, whose product MLMELSIRNFAIIDTMTVSFDEGLTVLTGETGAGKSIIIDAIGLLIGGRGSVEFVRHGSKRAEIEGLFSVDRHHDVYKLFNDVGIETGEEETILLKREITKQGKSICRVNGKLVTLAVLRQIGQMIVDIHGQHEHQQLLQEDKHLTLLDRFAEDHIKKPKHEYKELYQSFIKKRKELKQLSENEQEMAQRLDLIKYQYHEITEANIQPEEDTRLTEEKKRLSNSEELFKTTHGAYEALYGDNRGLEWVMVAMNQIEEAAEMDEQLHKLKETITNCYYLLEEATYSLRDYHENIEFDPDRLNEIELRLNELTQLKRKYGETVNEVLEYASKIEDEMDTLNNRDERLQQWESDLAGIAKDLIVEGKHLTEVRKYEAKRLEENIQTELEDLYMKNTKFQVEFHEHSFQEEDLLSLSKSLPITKEGIDDISFMVATNKGEPLKPLAKVASGGEISRMILALKKILATHEGVTSLIFDEVDTGVSGRVAQAIAEKIHHISVGSQVLCITHLPQVAAMADTHLFISKGEDSERVTTSVKPLNEEEQIEELSRMISGVEITELTKEHAKELLEQANQIKQSLG is encoded by the coding sequence ATGTTAATGGAGCTCTCTATCCGTAACTTTGCAATCATCGATACAATGACTGTTTCCTTTGATGAAGGGCTGACTGTTTTAACGGGGGAAACTGGAGCGGGGAAGTCAATTATTATTGATGCAATTGGATTATTAATTGGTGGAAGAGGATCTGTTGAATTTGTTCGTCACGGGAGTAAACGAGCAGAGATTGAAGGACTTTTTTCTGTGGACAGGCATCATGATGTATATAAACTTTTCAATGATGTAGGAATTGAAACAGGTGAAGAAGAGACAATTTTATTGAAAAGAGAAATAACAAAGCAAGGAAAAAGTATCTGCCGTGTTAATGGAAAATTGGTGACTTTAGCAGTTTTACGTCAAATCGGGCAAATGATTGTTGACATTCATGGACAACATGAACACCAGCAGCTGCTACAAGAAGATAAACATTTAACATTACTCGACCGATTTGCAGAAGACCATATTAAAAAACCAAAGCATGAATATAAGGAATTATACCAATCATTTATAAAGAAACGAAAAGAATTAAAGCAATTGTCGGAAAATGAACAAGAGATGGCTCAACGATTAGATTTAATTAAATATCAATATCACGAGATTACAGAAGCGAATATACAGCCTGAAGAAGACACCCGTTTAACAGAAGAGAAAAAGCGGCTTTCAAATAGTGAAGAATTATTTAAAACAACACACGGTGCTTATGAGGCTTTATACGGAGATAACCGAGGGCTAGAATGGGTAATGGTCGCTATGAATCAAATCGAAGAAGCTGCAGAGATGGATGAGCAATTACATAAATTAAAAGAGACAATTACGAATTGTTATTACTTATTAGAAGAAGCAACGTATTCACTTCGTGATTATCATGAAAATATTGAATTTGATCCTGATCGTTTAAACGAGATCGAATTAAGGTTAAATGAATTAACCCAACTGAAACGAAAATATGGTGAAACCGTTAATGAAGTTTTAGAATATGCTTCAAAAATTGAAGATGAAATGGATACATTAAATAATCGAGATGAACGACTTCAGCAATGGGAAAGTGACTTGGCAGGCATTGCAAAAGACCTAATAGTTGAAGGGAAGCATTTAACGGAAGTTAGGAAGTATGAAGCGAAAAGACTGGAGGAAAATATTCAGACAGAACTCGAAGACTTATATATGAAAAATACAAAGTTCCAAGTGGAATTCCACGAACATTCGTTTCAAGAAGAGGACTTACTTTCATTATCGAAAAGTTTACCAATAACAAAAGAAGGCATAGATGATATCTCATTTATGGTTGCAACGAATAAAGGAGAACCGTTAAAGCCTCTTGCAAAAGTTGCATCTGGTGGAGAAATCTCAAGAATGATTCTTGCTTTAAAGAAGATCTTAGCAACCCATGAAGGGGTCACATCTTTAATATTTGATGAAGTTGATACTGGTGTAAGTGGTAGGGTGGCTCAAGCAATTGCCGAAAAAATTCATCATATCTCTGTTGGATCACAAGTTTTATGTATTACACATTTGCCTCAAGTAGCTGCAATGGCTGACACACACTTATTTATTTCTAAAGGTGAAGACAGTGAACGAGTGACAACTTCCGTTAAACCTTTAAATGAAGAAGAACAAATTGAGGAACTTAGCCGAATGATTTCTGGGGTGGAAATTACTGAGTTAACAAAAGAACATGCAAAAGAATTATTGGAACAAGCAAACCAAATTAAACAATCGTTGGGATGA
- the spoIVB gene encoding SpoIVB peptidase, which produces MKNAKVRKIIGAILLVLLFSAAFYPPIQQYASLPDELIFFEGQSYELDTALPVMAQDESPLTFEEVDGKTQIKGLESNQSSLQFGFGRLPLKSMDVTVLPKLKVIPGGQSIGVRVQTDGVLVVGHHLIDTKDGDVSPGELAGINVGDMITKMDGVNIEEMSDINEVVQNAGNSDKPIEMKIKRNGKEMTKELTPVKGKEDQSYRLGLYIRDSAAGVGTLTFHDPNSKKYGALGHVISDMDTRQPIEVHEGEIVSSKVTSIEKGLTGEPGEKLARFSNDRKVLGDIKKNSPFGIFGTLTEEVSSGQVNEPMEIGLSHQVEIGPAEILTVVNGDEVKRFDIEIVSSTEQKHPATKGMVIKVTDPELLEATGGIVQGMSGSPIIQNDRIIGAVTHVFVNDPTSGYGCHIEWMLQEAEIDIYGEGAKAS; this is translated from the coding sequence TTGAAAAATGCGAAGGTCCGTAAAATTATAGGTGCAATTCTCCTTGTACTATTGTTCTCCGCTGCTTTTTATCCACCCATTCAACAATATGCATCATTACCTGATGAATTAATTTTTTTTGAAGGTCAATCATATGAACTTGATACAGCACTGCCCGTTATGGCACAAGACGAGAGTCCATTAACTTTTGAAGAGGTAGATGGAAAAACTCAAATAAAAGGTCTTGAATCGAATCAAAGTTCATTACAGTTTGGCTTTGGCCGTTTACCGTTAAAGTCAATGGATGTTACAGTTCTTCCGAAACTAAAGGTGATACCTGGAGGTCAGTCAATAGGCGTAAGAGTGCAAACTGATGGGGTGCTAGTTGTAGGGCATCACCTTATTGATACGAAGGATGGAGATGTTTCTCCTGGTGAACTGGCTGGAATTAATGTAGGTGATATGATTACTAAAATGGATGGGGTCAATATTGAAGAGATGAGCGACATAAATGAAGTCGTTCAAAATGCTGGAAACTCGGATAAACCAATTGAAATGAAGATCAAACGAAATGGTAAAGAAATGACAAAAGAACTTACTCCTGTAAAAGGCAAAGAAGACCAATCATATCGTTTAGGTTTATATATTCGTGATTCAGCTGCTGGTGTTGGGACATTAACCTTTCATGACCCGAATTCAAAAAAATATGGTGCGTTAGGTCATGTCATTTCTGATATGGATACACGTCAACCGATTGAAGTTCATGAAGGTGAAATTGTTAGCTCTAAAGTAACATCAATTGAAAAGGGATTAACAGGTGAACCAGGTGAAAAGCTTGCTCGTTTTTCAAACGACCGTAAAGTTTTAGGGGATATTAAGAAAAATAGTCCCTTCGGTATTTTTGGCACATTGACAGAAGAAGTGTCAAGTGGGCAAGTAAATGAACCAATGGAAATCGGACTATCCCATCAAGTTGAAATTGGCCCTGCAGAAATTTTAACTGTTGTGAATGGAGATGAGGTAAAGCGGTTTGATATTGAAATCGTAAGCAGTACGGAGCAAAAACATCCAGCTACTAAAGGAATGGTCATTAAAGTGACTGACCCGGAATTGTTAGAAGCTACAGGAGGAATCGTTCAAGGAATGAGCGGTAGCCCAATTATTCAAAATGACCGTATTATTGGCGCAGTGACACATGTATTTGTAAACGACCCGACAAGTGGTTATGGGTGCCATATTGAGTGGATGTTACAAGAAGCAGAAATCGATATATATGGTGAAGGTGCAAAGGCGAGCTAA